In one window of Acidimicrobiales bacterium DNA:
- a CDS encoding AMP-binding protein, with the protein MRHVYGGPPELAALIDDRGTSMGEEVALHSESGELTYGELRDKAARVARSLGELGIQPGDRVATMLEPALHTFESWFGIAWAAGTEVPVNTDYKGEFLRHILTNSGAKAMVVRDRWADRLAGLDLPSLENVIVVGDTDGVDLDWPVTPFSEIVASDPTGRIERTPTDLAYILFTSGTTGPSKGVMQSSRTIFQAAVNTAIHLMGVGPGDVAYSPFPMFHIVARNVIGATAFATGGKVAIRETFSAGSWWDDVRSEGATWSIYMGALLHVLMAADEKPNDLDNPMTRLFGAAPVEHLMEAFEKRFGLELIQGYGSTELGIATATEPGNRKAGTNGTALPHVEIAIHDENDDPCPPGVSGEIVARPAVASGIFSGYWEMPDATINAFRNLWFHSGDRGYLTDEGDLIFVDRIKDSLRRRGENISSFEVEAAVGAHPNVAECAAYAVESDLAEDDVMVAVVLESTTGFDAAELFAFCIETMPRFTVPRYIRVMDSLPKTPTHRVQKHLLRADGVTDETADRDALGIVVPRS; encoded by the coding sequence ATGCGACACGTCTATGGAGGACCGCCCGAACTCGCCGCCCTGATCGACGATCGCGGCACCTCGATGGGTGAGGAGGTGGCGCTCCACAGCGAGAGCGGCGAGCTGACGTACGGGGAGTTGCGTGACAAGGCCGCGCGCGTGGCCCGATCCCTGGGCGAACTGGGCATCCAGCCGGGCGACCGCGTCGCCACCATGCTCGAACCGGCACTGCACACCTTCGAGTCGTGGTTCGGCATCGCCTGGGCGGCCGGCACCGAGGTGCCGGTCAACACCGACTACAAGGGCGAGTTCCTCCGCCACATCCTGACGAACTCGGGGGCGAAAGCGATGGTGGTCCGTGACCGTTGGGCCGATCGCCTCGCGGGTCTCGACCTGCCGTCCCTCGAGAACGTCATCGTCGTCGGCGACACGGACGGGGTCGACCTCGACTGGCCCGTGACCCCGTTCTCGGAGATCGTCGCCTCGGACCCGACCGGCCGCATCGAACGGACCCCCACCGACCTCGCCTACATACTGTTCACATCGGGCACCACCGGGCCCTCCAAGGGCGTCATGCAGTCGAGTCGGACCATCTTCCAGGCGGCCGTCAACACGGCGATCCACCTGATGGGCGTCGGTCCCGGCGACGTGGCCTACTCGCCGTTCCCGATGTTCCACATCGTCGCCCGCAACGTGATCGGAGCAACGGCCTTCGCAACGGGCGGAAAGGTCGCCATCCGCGAGACGTTCTCGGCGGGGTCGTGGTGGGACGACGTGCGCTCCGAGGGCGCCACGTGGAGCATCTACATGGGTGCCCTGCTGCATGTACTGATGGCGGCGGACGAGAAGCCGAACGACCTGGACAACCCGATGACGCGCCTGTTCGGCGCAGCACCGGTCGAACACCTCATGGAAGCCTTCGAGAAGCGCTTCGGACTCGAGTTGATCCAGGGGTACGGGTCGACCGAACTCGGCATCGCAACGGCGACCGAACCCGGCAACCGCAAGGCCGGCACGAACGGCACGGCACTTCCCCACGTAGAGATCGCCATCCACGACGAGAACGACGACCCGTGCCCCCCCGGCGTGAGCGGTGAGATCGTGGCGCGGCCAGCGGTCGCGTCCGGCATCTTCTCGGGCTACTGGGAGATGCCCGACGCCACGATCAACGCGTTCCGGAACCTCTGGTTCCACAGCGGTGACCGGGGCTACCTCACCGACGAGGGCGACCTGATCTTCGTCGACCGGATCAAGGACTCACTGCGACGCCGGGGCGAGAACATCTCGAGCTTCGAGGTGGAAGCCGCTGTCGGTGCGCACCCGAACGTGGCGGAGTGCGCCGCCTACGCCGTGGAGTCCGATCTCGCCGAAGACGACGTCATGGTCGCGGTCGTCCTGGAAAGCACCACCGGTTTCGATGCCGCAGAACTGTTCGCGTTCTGCATCGAGACGATGCCGCGCTTCACGGTGCCCCGCTACATCCGGGTCATGGACTCGCTGCCCAAGACGCCGACGCACAGGGTCCAGAAGCACCTCCTGCGCGCCGACGGCGTCACCGACGAGACGGCCGACCGCGACGCACTGGGGATCGTCGTGCCGAGGTCCTGA
- a CDS encoding alpha/beta hydrolase, translating into MTDAIDHVTLFGERNGAPPVVLGHAVTTDRSTVEPTAVLLGRDRHVLTWDARGHGGRSAPEGGFSYADLAGDLLAVLDHFEIESAVVGGVSQGAFVALELGLAHAERVAGLVLIACQAATEPPEVIPPQRAAVRRWAAEGLDHAHAHWMAEMNFGADHPGNPAWVEYWMARDGSLYIEAFEALFNRPDRRADLRRVRAPALVIRGENDGWISAERATELADGLTGAGPLVTIPGAAHIPTLTHPVEVAATIGSFLEDMDTR; encoded by the coding sequence ATGACCGACGCGATCGACCACGTCACCCTGTTCGGCGAGCGGAACGGGGCCCCACCCGTCGTCCTCGGCCACGCTGTGACCACAGACCGTTCCACCGTCGAACCGACCGCCGTCCTCCTTGGGAGAGATCGCCACGTCCTGACCTGGGATGCACGCGGCCACGGGGGACGATCTGCCCCCGAGGGCGGATTCTCCTACGCGGACCTCGCTGGGGACCTGCTCGCCGTGCTCGACCACTTCGAAATCGAGTCCGCGGTGGTGGGCGGTGTCAGCCAGGGGGCGTTCGTCGCGCTGGAACTCGGCCTCGCCCACGCCGAGCGGGTCGCCGGCCTCGTCCTCATCGCGTGCCAGGCCGCGACCGAACCGCCGGAGGTGATCCCGCCGCAACGCGCGGCGGTCCGGCGATGGGCGGCGGAGGGGCTCGACCACGCACACGCCCACTGGATGGCCGAAATGAACTTCGGGGCCGATCACCCCGGCAACCCGGCCTGGGTCGAGTACTGGATGGCCCGCGACGGCAGTCTCTACATCGAGGCGTTCGAAGCACTGTTCAACCGCCCGGATCGTCGGGCGGATCTCCGGCGGGTCAGAGCTCCCGCTCTCGTCATCCGGGGTGAGAACGACGGATGGATTTCCGCCGAACGCGCCACGGAACTCGCCGACGGGCTCACAGGCGCTGGTCCCCTCGTCACCATCCCCGGGGCGGCCCACATCCCCACGCTCACCCATCCCGTCGAGGTGGCCGCCACGATCGGTTCCTTCCTGGAGGACATGGACACGCGCTGA
- a CDS encoding DUF4262 domain-containing protein has product MCRICDGYSDEELTRELDLAIRVHGFTRVGVENPDGTGWTYTIGLAENCGQPDLVCIDVEPDFQQRLVQAIAATVVETGSPPDARSLAQLDVELVQVHPRHLDGDLVNLWAERYRRRPGEGDFLQVLPGSSHFCACHARAARRLDDPRPVTTPGPNRAQRRARDRNSGRHGRPPR; this is encoded by the coding sequence ATGTGCAGAATCTGTGACGGCTACTCCGATGAAGAACTCACGCGGGAACTCGACCTGGCCATCCGGGTCCACGGCTTCACACGGGTCGGCGTCGAGAACCCCGACGGCACCGGGTGGACCTACACCATCGGCCTCGCCGAGAACTGCGGCCAGCCCGACCTGGTATGCATCGACGTCGAGCCCGACTTCCAACAGAGGCTCGTGCAGGCCATCGCCGCGACGGTCGTGGAAACGGGATCCCCACCGGATGCCCGGTCGCTCGCCCAGCTGGATGTCGAGCTGGTGCAGGTCCACCCCCGACACCTCGACGGTGACCTCGTGAATCTCTGGGCGGAGCGCTATCGGCGCAGACCGGGCGAGGGAGACTTCCTCCAGGTGCTGCCGGGTTCGTCCCACTTCTGCGCGTGCCACGCCAGGGCCGCACGACGCCTCGACGACCCGCGACCGGTCACCACTCCAGGCCCCAACCGGGCTCAGCGTCGAGCCCGGGATCGCAACTCTGGGAGGCACGGCCGCCCACCCCGCTGA
- a CDS encoding YeeE/YedE thiosulfate transporter family protein, with translation MKLRMNLVGGVFGAAFGFVLVAAQLHEYDTIHKTLRLDEPDVFLLMGLAIGVSLPLLMILDRRSLRTIYGGQLKLSRSKVERHHIIGGALFGTGWALAGTCPAPALAMLASGAFYGGIAVVGLFVGLYIRDVQTSAGLAPAGDGEHREIVASGR, from the coding sequence ATGAAGCTGCGCATGAACCTCGTCGGTGGGGTCTTCGGCGCCGCATTCGGATTCGTCCTCGTCGCAGCCCAACTCCATGAGTACGACACCATCCACAAGACGCTGCGGCTCGACGAGCCCGACGTCTTCCTCCTCATGGGGCTCGCGATCGGCGTGTCCCTGCCGCTGCTGATGATCCTCGACCGGCGGTCCCTCAGGACGATCTATGGCGGGCAACTCAAGCTCTCGCGCTCGAAGGTCGAACGGCACCACATCATCGGCGGCGCCCTGTTCGGGACGGGATGGGCGCTCGCGGGGACGTGCCCCGCTCCGGCGCTGGCCATGCTCGCGTCCGGTGCGTTCTACGGCGGAATCGCGGTCGTCGGGTTGTTCGTCGGGCTGTACATCCGCGACGTCCAGACCTCGGCGGGGCTCGCTCCTGCCGGCGACGGGGAGCACCGCGAGATCGTCGCCTCGGGTCGCTGA
- a CDS encoding SulP family inorganic anion transporter yields MRRSATRWFPGLAILAGREGRGSPRDALAGLALAALLIPQGVAYAELAGLPAVTGLYTTVVGLVAYAVFGPSRVLVIGPDSSLAPLIAAAVLPLVAIDASPAEAVALAAMLALFAGALCVIAGLAGVGIIAGVLSRPVRTGYLNGIALVVLAGQLPKLLGFGTSGEVLPELIDGLIDGLRDGGVVWESAVIGVGCIAAIEAARALGTIAVGFAVSIVTATLVVSSADLADRGVSVIGDVPSGLPTPAWPDVSGGQARDLAIAAIGIAFVTIADTAALSRSIGPKVGERTDTDDEIVAIGIADIASGVFGGFPTSASSSRTAVAAAAGARSQMAGLVGALLVAAVLLFGADLVADIPSAALAAVVMVAAVSLIDVGTLRWLARVSPSEAALSLAATAGVAFVGVLEGIVIAVGLSLAAFVRRAWRPYDAVLGRIRGRKGYHDVDRHPEARRVPGLVLYRFDGPLFFGNAEYFDERIRGIVDDADSEVRRVVIAAEPITDIDSSGAEILNDLIDHLTGIGVGFAFAELKGPAKDKLAAFGVIDQLGPDRLHPTIGTAVSAYVAETGVDWTDWTAET; encoded by the coding sequence ATGCGCCGAAGTGCCACCCGGTGGTTCCCCGGTCTCGCCATCCTCGCCGGCAGGGAGGGCCGGGGCTCGCCCCGCGACGCGCTCGCCGGCCTGGCGCTCGCCGCGCTGTTGATCCCCCAGGGCGTGGCCTACGCCGAGCTCGCCGGGCTCCCTGCCGTGACAGGGCTGTACACGACCGTCGTCGGGCTCGTGGCCTACGCGGTGTTCGGGCCGTCGAGGGTCCTTGTCATCGGTCCCGACTCCTCGCTCGCCCCGCTGATCGCGGCCGCTGTCCTCCCCCTGGTCGCGATCGACGCGAGCCCCGCCGAGGCCGTCGCGCTCGCGGCGATGCTCGCTCTGTTCGCCGGTGCGCTGTGTGTGATCGCGGGCCTGGCCGGCGTTGGGATCATCGCCGGGGTTCTCTCGCGACCCGTGCGCACCGGCTACCTCAACGGGATCGCGCTCGTCGTCCTCGCAGGGCAGCTGCCGAAGCTCCTCGGCTTCGGAACCAGCGGGGAGGTGCTGCCCGAACTGATCGACGGCCTGATCGACGGACTCCGCGACGGCGGCGTCGTGTGGGAATCGGCGGTGATCGGGGTCGGCTGCATCGCGGCGATCGAGGCAGCCCGGGCGCTGGGGACCATCGCCGTCGGCTTCGCCGTGAGCATCGTGACAGCGACGCTCGTCGTCTCGAGCGCCGACCTCGCCGACCGCGGCGTGTCGGTGATCGGCGACGTCCCGTCGGGTCTACCGACGCCCGCCTGGCCCGACGTCTCCGGCGGACAGGCACGGGACCTCGCCATCGCCGCCATCGGGATCGCGTTCGTGACCATCGCGGACACCGCGGCGCTGTCGCGTTCGATCGGGCCGAAGGTCGGTGAACGCACCGACACCGACGACGAGATCGTCGCCATCGGGATCGCCGACATCGCCTCAGGAGTCTTCGGAGGATTTCCCACAAGCGCCAGTTCGTCGCGCACCGCCGTCGCCGCCGCGGCCGGGGCCCGCAGCCAGATGGCCGGCCTCGTCGGTGCGCTCCTCGTGGCCGCTGTGCTCCTGTTCGGCGCCGACCTGGTGGCCGACATCCCCTCGGCCGCCCTCGCCGCCGTCGTGATGGTGGCGGCCGTGTCGCTCATCGACGTCGGCACCCTGCGGTGGCTCGCACGCGTCAGCCCCTCCGAGGCGGCGCTGTCCCTCGCCGCCACCGCCGGCGTCGCGTTCGTGGGTGTCCTCGAGGGAATCGTCATCGCGGTGGGCCTGTCACTGGCCGCCTTCGTACGGCGGGCGTGGCGGCCCTACGACGCCGTCCTCGGTCGTATCCGGGGCCGGAAGGGCTACCACGACGTCGACCGCCATCCGGAGGCCCGCCGGGTTCCCGGTCTGGTTCTCTACAGGTTCGACGGCCCTCTCTTCTTCGGCAACGCCGAGTACTTCGACGAGAGGATCCGCGGGATCGTCGACGATGCCGACTCAGAGGTCCGACGCGTCGTCATCGCCGCGGAACCCATCACCGACATCGACTCGAGCGGCGCCGAGATCCTCAACGACCTGATCGACCACCTGACGGGAATCGGTGTCGGTTTCGCGTTCGCCGAACTCAAGGGACCGGCCAAGGACAAGCTCGCAGCGTTCGGGGTCATCGACCAGCTCGGACCGGACAGACTCCATCCGACGATCGGCACCGCGGTCAGCGCGTACGTGGCCGAGACAGGCGTGGACTGGACCGACTGGACCGCAGAGACCTGA
- a CDS encoding YeeE/YedE thiosulfate transporter family protein, producing MELLPDRLEWYITGPLLGLLVVGLFVVANQPLGASGAYLQTIKAARHDVDTVSWRVWYFGGIFAGGMLAAALGAGVDARTGYDAMKEAGWSKPVIAIVVFLAAIVMGYGARMAGGCTSGHGICGTAQRSPASWAATATFVGTAVVVTFILTSLTSLGDLDLVDGVLVKS from the coding sequence ATGGAACTCCTCCCCGACAGACTCGAGTGGTACATCACGGGACCGCTCCTCGGCCTACTTGTGGTTGGACTGTTCGTCGTGGCGAACCAGCCGCTCGGCGCCAGCGGCGCCTATCTCCAGACGATCAAGGCGGCCCGCCATGACGTCGACACCGTGTCGTGGCGGGTGTGGTATTTCGGGGGGATCTTCGCCGGGGGAATGCTGGCGGCGGCACTGGGTGCGGGCGTGGACGCCCGCACCGGCTACGACGCGATGAAGGAGGCAGGCTGGTCGAAACCGGTCATCGCCATCGTCGTCTTCCTCGCCGCCATCGTGATGGGGTACGGCGCCCGGATGGCCGGAGGTTGCACCTCGGGCCACGGGATCTGCGGCACGGCCCAGCGGTCACCGGCGAGTTGGGCCGCCACCGCGACGTTCGTCGGAACGGCCGTCGTCGTGACGTTCATCCTCACGTCGCTCACGAGCCTCGGCGATCTGGACCTCGTCGACGGTGTGTTGGTGAAGTCATGA
- a CDS encoding cyclic nucleotide-binding domain-containing protein, with the protein MTSPLLQRCQGLPVLELAEGETLVTEGGRTGRLFVVVDGTFEVSFAGSRIAMITEAGTPIAEMSILLDTPHGATVTAARPSKVHVVEDAAEFLLSDREILLEISRVLARRLNRLVGYLADVKAQYGGEDGHLGLVDEVLSQLTFGEQATVEPGSERDPDPLY; encoded by the coding sequence ATGACCTCGCCGCTGCTGCAACGCTGTCAGGGCCTTCCGGTTCTCGAGCTCGCCGAAGGCGAGACCCTCGTGACCGAGGGCGGCCGCACGGGGCGTCTGTTCGTCGTGGTCGACGGCACCTTCGAGGTCTCCTTCGCCGGGTCACGGATCGCCATGATCACCGAGGCCGGTACCCCCATCGCCGAAATGTCGATCCTGTTGGACACTCCGCACGGGGCCACGGTCACCGCCGCACGACCGTCGAAGGTCCACGTGGTGGAGGACGCCGCGGAGTTCCTGCTCAGCGACCGCGAGATCCTGCTCGAGATCTCACGCGTGCTCGCCCGACGTCTCAACCGTCTCGTCGGCTACCTCGCCGACGTCAAAGCCCAGTACGGCGGCGAGGACGGCCACCTCGGTCTGGTGGACGAGGTCCTGTCGCAGCTCACCTTCGGCGAGCAGGCCACCGTCGAGCCCGGCTCCGAGCGCGACCCGGACCCGCTCTACTGA
- a CDS encoding SRPBCC family protein — protein sequence MRTLWTGRDIAAPASTLWDLLTDLDAWARWGPSVRSATLVGSGTLRSGARGTVTTALGVSLPFEVTAWDPPWRWAWRVAGIGATDHVVSEVHAGSCNVRFGVPFVAAPYLAVCRVALGRLESMALES from the coding sequence GTGAGGACGCTGTGGACGGGCCGTGACATCGCCGCACCGGCGTCGACGTTGTGGGACCTGCTCACCGATCTCGACGCATGGGCGCGGTGGGGACCGTCGGTGCGGTCCGCGACCCTCGTCGGTTCCGGGACGTTGCGGTCGGGCGCGCGCGGCACGGTGACCACCGCACTGGGCGTGTCGCTGCCCTTCGAGGTGACGGCGTGGGATCCGCCGTGGCGGTGGGCGTGGAGGGTCGCCGGAATCGGCGCGACCGATCATGTCGTCTCCGAGGTCCATGCCGGGTCGTGCAATGTCCGCTTCGGCGTGCCGTTCGTCGCGGCGCCCTACCTGGCGGTCTGCCGGGTCGCCCTCGGCCGACTCGAGAGTATGGCGCTCGAATCCTGA
- a CDS encoding metallophosphoesterase family protein yields the protein MQLLVASDLHYTLPQLDWILAQAPEFDAVVLAGDHLDLSSSVPLESQIVVIRTYLEKMAAVTDVIACSGNHDLTARNSHDEKSAPWIETADEVGAHVDWGRLDRGDVRVTICPWWDGPATRADVDAQFDKDAVDRPPVWIWVYHYPPDESPVSWIGKRHIGDKDLNAWIDKHQPDLVLTGHIHDSPFKEGGDWVGRIGETWVMNAGRQMGPLPAHVVVDTDAGSAEWFSFERQGTEQLWPPRVPAGA from the coding sequence TTGCAACTCCTCGTCGCGTCAGACCTGCACTACACGCTGCCCCAACTCGACTGGATCCTGGCCCAGGCCCCCGAGTTCGACGCGGTCGTCTTGGCCGGGGACCATCTCGACCTGTCGTCGTCGGTTCCGCTCGAATCCCAGATCGTGGTCATCCGGACCTATCTGGAGAAGATGGCGGCGGTGACCGATGTGATCGCCTGTTCGGGCAACCACGATCTCACGGCGCGCAACTCCCACGACGAGAAGAGCGCACCGTGGATCGAGACGGCCGACGAGGTGGGCGCCCACGTGGACTGGGGTCGCCTGGACCGCGGCGACGTCAGGGTCACGATCTGTCCGTGGTGGGACGGTCCGGCGACCCGGGCCGACGTCGACGCCCAGTTCGACAAGGACGCCGTCGACCGGCCACCCGTGTGGATCTGGGTCTACCACTACCCGCCCGACGAGTCCCCCGTGTCCTGGATCGGCAAACGCCATATCGGCGACAAGGACTTGAACGCCTGGATCGACAAGCACCAGCCGGATCTCGTTCTCACCGGGCACATCCACGACTCACCCTTCAAGGAGGGCGGGGACTGGGTCGGGCGGATCGGCGAGACCTGGGTCATGAACGCCGGTCGCCAGATGGGCCCACTGCCGGCGCACGTCGTGGTGGACACCGACGCGGGGTCCGCGGAGTGGTTCTCGTTCGAACGGCAGGGGACCGAACAGCTCTGGCCGCCGCGGGTGCCCGCCGGGGCCTGA